The segment GACTCACTTTTTGCTATTCCATCCTCTTCCCATTCTAAGGTGATGCTTTCCATTCCTTCTAGAAATCCATACAGATTACACCACGGATCTTTAGGCATTCTAGAGCGAAACCCTACCAGCAGTTCGTTTTTTCCAAATTGGTTTAAATCTTCATTGATCGCATTAAAGAAAATCAACTCCAAGTAATGACCATCCATGGTAGGATCAATCTCTAAAGTCCCTGTATGTTTCAAGGGATAGCTTTCTATTTCTTTTTCTTCACGATTTCTCCATAGTTCAGTTATCTTATAAGAATCACCCTGCCAAAACCACTCTTCTCCATAAATCCAAAAGTGATCATCATCAACATACCCTTTGGATTTGATGGTATAAGAAATAGTCCCCTCAGGAACTTGGAAAACGTGCCAATCTTCATTTGAGTCAAGGTCATATCTTATGGAATCTCCATGCTCGTCGATCCATTCAAAATAAATTTTTTCTATTCCTTCGGCAGGTGTAGTAGAAAAGTCCTCAACCTTAGTAAAAATATTAACCATTATTTCTACATATTCCACATATCCCAAAGGTTCTATCGTTGAATCTTCAATGATCCAGGTATAACCATTTGCCATTTCGGATTGGTGGTACTCGCCTGTCTCACTTCTCAACCCAAGAATAGGTGGATGTCCCATAACTCCTAAGGCTATATTAATAGAATCTTGCAGTTCACTAAGAGAAGTCGCTCCCTCTCCAGTAGAAAAATGATCGCTGACCCTTACTTTTTTTTCTTCTATCTGAACATGTCTTTCTATCGTGCTTCCTTCTCTATTTTCAAAGGAAAACTCCCACCCTTCATAGTAAGAAGGTGCTGTAAGGATAAGGTGTCCTTGATTTGGGTATGTTTGGTCACTTTTTACTTCGTAACTTTCTTCTGCATAGACAGGGCTAATCGACGTTAATAGCAATATTGCGATAAGCGTCATGCTGATGATTTTTTTGAATTGCTGATAGGTTTTCCCCATGCATCTCTACCTCCTTTGTTAAGGTATTATCATCCATTAATGTTCCGGTAGTACCATAAAAATATATACCTTTTCTATTTCTGATAGAAAGGATACCCGCTGCTCTAATCTGTCGATCTTAATAAGCACCGATCCTAACTGCTCTGGCCTATACATAATATACCTGTCTTTATCAATGTATGCATGCTCTGAAATATGCAGCGTGTATGCATCCCTATTCATCCCTGTTTCTTCTTTGATCTCCTGATGGTATGCTTCTATAAGGGCATTAATATTACTTCCCTTTACATGCTTAAACATGCGATAAGCTATTTCATTATCCGTATCTTCTTCATCCATATCTTCTTCTTTTTCCAGTTCAGCACCGCCAACTAACGCTTCCTGTTCTTTTTCATCTTCTTGTTCCTTTTCTTCGTTAGTTTCCTCCATCGCTATCTCTTCTGTTGCTTCTTCCTTATCTTCTGCTTTATCGGATGTTTCTTCTGATGCTTCTGTTTTTTCCTGCTCTTCGTCAGATCCTACCTTCTCTTCATTATCTTCATTCTTTTCATTGTCTTGGCTTTGTTCTTTTTCTGCATTTTCTTGTTCTTTTTCTTCGCTAGTTTCTTCCATCGTTATCTCTTCTGTTGCTTCTTCCTTATCTTCTGCTTTATCGGATGTTTCTTCTGATGATTCTGTTTCTTCCTGTTCTTCGTCAGATCCTACCTTCTTTTCATTGTCTTCATTTTTTCCATTGTCTTGACTTTGTTCTTCTTCATTGCTTTGATTCTGTTCTTCGCTAGATTCTTCCACCGTTGCCGTTTCTGTTGTTTCTGCTGTTGTCTCTTGTGAATATCCACCTTCGACTGGTTCGCTGGCAAAAACGGGAGATCCTATTATAAGAACGAAACAGACAATGAGTGCGATCTTTTTTTTCATGGATTACTCCTCCTTTTGTTTGCCCTTAGGCTGTTATTGGTTTATTAAATATATATTGCAAAATCGGAAAATTTTGAAACACATAAAAATATTATACTCCTTTTCTATTTATAACACAATATAAATTACGTCTATATCCCGCTTTGCTCTAAAAAACCATCCCTTCCAACCTTAAAGACCTGACGCTTGGTTTCCTGTCTTTGAGGCTGGGGGGATGGGTTTCAAAGTTGCTTTTTGCGATGTTTTGGATGCTTTATTTTGCTTCTCTTCGCTTATAAGATCTTGTTTTCTTTTAACTTTTCGATCTCTTCGTCCTGATAGTTAAAGTATTCTTTTAATATTTCTTCTGTATGCTCTCCTAAAAGTGGAGCGGGTCGACGAATTTTTCCGGGTGTATCGCTAAGCTTCACCGGTATTCCTGGAACTCTCATTTTACCTGCTTTTGGATGATCCATTTCCAGAATCATTTCCCTTGCTTTTACCTGAGGATCTTCTAATACTTTGTCGATGGTATTGATGGGCCCATTGGGTACGCCGGCTTCGTCCAGTATGTCCTGCCATTGAGCCGTAGTTTTCTTTTGTGTGATCTCTTCCAGGATTGGTTTAAGAGCGGAGTGATTTTCGTTTCTGAGTGGATTCGTCTTAAATCTTGGATCGTCACTAAGGTCTGAATGATCCATGGCCTGACAGAGTTTTTTCCATAAAGCATCGTTACCTGCCGCAATCATGATTTCGCCGTCCTGGGTTTCGAAGGTTTCAAAAGGAACAATGGCTGGATGTCGATTACCTTGAGGTTGTGGGATTTCTCCGGTTACCACGTGCCGTGCAATGGCATTTTCAAGAATCGCTACTTGAGAGTCTAACATCGCCACATCTACTTTTTGTCCTTGCCCTGTTTCTTTAACCCGGTATAAGGCGGAAAGAATACCGATAGCCGTAAACATACCGGCATTAATATCTCCGATGGAGGTTCCTACTCTGGTAGGTTTTCCATTTTCCTGACCGGTGATGCTCATTATTCCGCCCATTGCTTGTACTACAGCATCATAGGCTGCTCTTTTGCTGTAAGGACCTGTATGACCAAAACCGGAGGATGCCGCATAAATCAGTTTTGGATTTATTTCTTTTAGGGTTTCGTATCCCAGGCCCAGTTTTTCCATGGTTCCCGGACGAAAATTTTCGACTACTACGTCTACTTTTTTAATTAAATCCTTAAAGATTTTTTTCCCTTCTTCTTCTTTCAGATTTAGGGTAATGCTTCGTTTATTCCGATTTAGGCTCATAAAGTAGGCACTTTCTTCTTCCACATAAGGACCAAAGGCTCTGGAATCGTCTCCCATTCCCGGCATTTCTATTTTAATAATATCGGCTCCCAAATCGCCTAAGATCATGGTAGCATAAGGTCCTGCCAAAACTCGGGTCAGGTCCAGCACTTTTACATTTTCCAATGCGTACTCCATCTCATCACTCCTCCACTACATTCCATTATTTCTTACCGATGACTTTCCGTATATTTTTCTTCATTATTTAGCCCATTTATTGCTTAACGGTTCCCATCATGCTTCTTTTTCCTTAGCTGTCCGATGCTATTTTCACTTGTTTAAGATATGCTTGATTACCTGCT is part of the Tindallia magadiensis genome and harbors:
- a CDS encoding CaiB/BaiF CoA transferase family protein; the protein is MEYALENVKVLDLTRVLAGPYATMILGDLGADIIKIEMPGMGDDSRAFGPYVEEESAYFMSLNRNKRSITLNLKEEEGKKIFKDLIKKVDVVVENFRPGTMEKLGLGYETLKEINPKLIYAASSGFGHTGPYSKRAAYDAVVQAMGGIMSITGQENGKPTRVGTSIGDINAGMFTAIGILSALYRVKETGQGQKVDVAMLDSQVAILENAIARHVVTGEIPQPQGNRHPAIVPFETFETQDGEIMIAAGNDALWKKLCQAMDHSDLSDDPRFKTNPLRNENHSALKPILEEITQKKTTAQWQDILDEAGVPNGPINTIDKVLEDPQVKAREMILEMDHPKAGKMRVPGIPVKLSDTPGKIRRPAPLLGEHTEEILKEYFNYQDEEIEKLKENKIL